One segment of Aquimarina sp. BL5 DNA contains the following:
- a CDS encoding DUF1080 domain-containing protein has product MKNFLKKILLLAITITFTFCNSKKNTPELVVEKGEDSPITKKEITDPKETEVWNPEPKAVSFNEVNVPSDAIVLFNGNDLDQWISTKDSTAASWTINPDKTMTVKPGTGDIQTKSNFGSVQLHLEWKAPDVVKGEGQGRGNSGVFFQDKYEVQILDSYQNRTYSNGQATSIYKQHIPLVNATKPNDQWQTYDIIFHEPKFDTDGKKTKSGSFTVIHNGVLVQDHVEILGSTEYIGPPKNDPHGKGPIKLQDHSNPVHYRNIWLRELD; this is encoded by the coding sequence ATGAAAAATTTTCTAAAAAAGATACTGTTACTTGCTATTACAATAACTTTTACCTTCTGTAATTCGAAGAAAAACACTCCCGAATTAGTTGTTGAAAAAGGAGAAGACTCTCCTATTACTAAGAAAGAGATAACAGACCCTAAGGAAACCGAAGTCTGGAACCCAGAACCTAAAGCAGTTTCTTTTAATGAAGTGAATGTACCTTCAGATGCTATCGTACTTTTTAATGGAAATGATTTAGACCAATGGATCTCTACAAAAGATAGTACAGCAGCTTCTTGGACTATCAATCCAGATAAGACTATGACTGTAAAACCAGGAACTGGTGATATACAAACAAAAAGTAATTTTGGAAGTGTCCAATTACACTTAGAATGGAAAGCTCCTGACGTAGTTAAAGGAGAAGGACAAGGTAGAGGAAATAGTGGGGTTTTCTTTCAGGATAAATATGAGGTGCAGATTTTGGATAGTTATCAGAATCGTACCTATTCTAACGGACAAGCAACTTCGATATATAAACAACATATACCACTAGTGAATGCGACAAAACCAAACGACCAATGGCAAACTTATGATATCATTTTTCACGAACCTAAATTTGATACTGATGGTAAAAAAACCAAATCAGGATCATTTACAGTAATTCATAACGGAGTACTTGTACAAGATCACGTAGAAATTTTAGGAAGTACAGAATACATTGGTCCTCCTAAAAATGATCCACACGGTAAAGGACCGATAAAATTACAAGATCATAGTAATCCAGTACATTACCGAAATATATGGTTAAGGGAATTGGACTAA
- a CDS encoding carbohydrate kinase — translation MKITCFGEVLWDIFPHHKKIGGAPLNVALRLKTMGIDASIITKVGVDDLGHDITTYVDKQGLSSETIQKDYQHHTGEVLVTLDNEGTASYEISYPVAWDFIKITEEAVNEVTASDAIIYGSLASRSEVTRNTLLELLDKAKFKILDVNLRPPHYDVKLLSELMNKADFIKLNDEELDEICNHFEINETTLEDQIRAISRYTGTDQVCVTKGGKGATLFYKDSFYHNSGYKIKVIDTVGAGDSFLATLISKLLKGNEPQLSIDYACAIGAMVAGSEGANPTFTDDEVAKFINNQ, via the coding sequence CAAAAAAATCGGTGGTGCTCCGCTTAATGTCGCTTTAAGATTAAAAACAATGGGAATCGATGCTTCCATTATCACTAAAGTTGGGGTTGATGATTTAGGACATGATATTACCACATACGTTGATAAGCAAGGGTTGTCCTCAGAAACAATACAAAAGGATTATCAGCATCATACTGGTGAGGTTTTAGTGACTTTAGATAATGAGGGGACAGCATCTTATGAGATTAGTTATCCCGTTGCTTGGGATTTCATAAAGATTACTGAAGAAGCTGTTAATGAGGTTACTGCATCTGATGCAATTATTTATGGCAGTTTAGCAAGTCGTAGTGAGGTTACTAGAAACACATTATTGGAACTTTTAGATAAAGCTAAGTTTAAAATTTTAGATGTAAACCTAAGACCGCCTCATTATGATGTGAAATTGCTTTCGGAATTAATGAATAAAGCAGATTTTATTAAATTAAACGACGAAGAACTTGATGAAATTTGCAATCATTTTGAGATAAATGAAACTACCCTTGAAGATCAAATAAGGGCTATTTCTAGGTATACCGGTACCGATCAAGTTTGTGTTACAAAAGGGGGGAAAGGCGCTACTTTATTTTATAAGGATTCTTTTTATCATAACAGTGGTTATAAAATTAAAGTGATAGATACAGTTGGAGCGGGAGATTCTTTTTTAGCTACCTTAATTTCTAAATTATTAAAAGGTAATGAACCTCAATTGTCTATTGACTATGCCTGTGCAATAGGAGCTATGGTTGCAGGAAGTGAGGGTGCTAATCCTACTTTTACTGATGATGAGGTTGCAAAATTTATTAATAATCAATAA